One segment of Parvularcula sp. IMCC14364 DNA contains the following:
- a CDS encoding peptide ABC transporter substrate-binding protein codes for MVLSGLVEKIGRKTALAVTLAATLLVTACSGGSEDAVGPTVALDEGVVMNRGNGYEPNTLDPHQANGTWENNIIGDMMVGLYTEDADAKPVFGAAVAHEISEDGLTHTFKIREDMVWSDGEPVTADVFIKSWQRILDPTTAAPYASLLYPFKNARAISNGEMPPSELGARAIDAKTLELQVEQPTPFLATLLTHYTAFPVPIHKIEELGNAWVRPGSYVSNGPYVVEEWRPNSQIKLVKNERFYDADNVAIDTVYYKPIGDVSAAFRAFRAGEIDSNSCSQCYPIQQVNLIDEIMPGVKRNEVILSTTYLTFNSNVPPFDDARVRRALGLAIDRDILTEQVLRAGEVPAYGLTPPGIDNYINNPPQMAEADMTQEERLAIARNLLAEAGYDESNPLTINVKYRLAGDRRQIMVAMQDMWKRVGVTAKLEGKEPKVAYADYRARNFDVADAGWVADYNDPDNFLFLAKSDTGPINYADYANAEFDRLMTEANNTQDLDARAELMALAEAILLEDLPIAPIYFSVNRNLVGLHVKGWNNNVLGIQRTRWLSIDESARKKY; via the coding sequence ATGGTCCTTTCTGGATTGGTAGAGAAAATTGGTCGCAAGACAGCTCTGGCTGTGACGCTTGCTGCTACATTGCTGGTCACGGCTTGTAGTGGTGGTAGTGAAGATGCGGTTGGTCCCACAGTCGCTCTTGATGAAGGCGTCGTTATGAACCGGGGTAATGGCTATGAGCCGAATACACTGGACCCGCATCAGGCGAACGGTACTTGGGAAAATAACATTATTGGCGACATGATGGTCGGCCTTTACACGGAAGACGCTGATGCCAAGCCAGTTTTTGGAGCGGCTGTGGCTCATGAGATTAGCGAAGATGGTCTGACACACACCTTCAAAATTCGCGAAGATATGGTTTGGTCAGATGGTGAGCCTGTGACGGCTGACGTGTTTATTAAATCATGGCAGCGCATCCTGGACCCAACGACAGCTGCGCCATATGCCTCACTTCTTTATCCATTCAAAAATGCGCGTGCCATCAGTAATGGCGAGATGCCACCTTCAGAGCTTGGCGCGCGCGCGATTGATGCCAAGACACTGGAGTTGCAAGTTGAGCAGCCAACGCCTTTCCTGGCAACGCTGCTGACCCATTACACGGCTTTTCCGGTACCCATTCACAAGATTGAAGAGTTGGGCAATGCCTGGGTGCGACCTGGCAGTTATGTCTCTAATGGTCCTTATGTTGTGGAGGAATGGCGACCGAACAGCCAGATCAAACTGGTCAAGAATGAGCGCTTTTATGATGCTGACAATGTTGCCATTGATACCGTTTACTACAAGCCGATAGGGGATGTTTCTGCTGCATTTCGTGCTTTTCGGGCAGGCGAGATCGACTCGAATTCCTGTTCGCAATGCTATCCTATCCAGCAGGTGAATTTGATTGATGAGATTATGCCTGGCGTAAAGCGGAACGAAGTTATTCTTTCGACAACCTATCTGACATTCAATTCCAATGTACCGCCATTTGATGATGCGCGCGTGCGGCGGGCGTTGGGGCTTGCTATTGACCGGGATATCCTGACAGAGCAGGTTCTCCGGGCAGGTGAAGTGCCAGCCTATGGCCTAACCCCGCCGGGAATTGATAATTATATCAATAACCCGCCGCAGATGGCGGAAGCAGATATGACGCAGGAGGAGCGTTTAGCGATAGCGCGCAATCTTCTTGCCGAAGCTGGTTATGATGAGAGTAACCCGCTAACCATTAATGTAAAATATCGCCTTGCTGGCGATAGAAGGCAGATCATGGTCGCGATGCAGGATATGTGGAAGCGTGTTGGCGTCACGGCAAAACTGGAAGGCAAGGAGCCGAAAGTTGCGTATGCAGATTACCGTGCGCGCAATTTTGATGTTGCCGATGCTGGTTGGGTCGCGGATTATAACGATCCGGATAATTTCCTCTTTTTGGCAAAGTCCGATACCGGGCCAATCAACTATGCCGACTATGCCAATGCAGAATTTGACCGGTTGATGACGGAAGCCAACAACACACAGGATCTCGACGCGCGTGCTGAATTGATGGCTTTGGCTGAAGCGATCCTGTTGGAAGATCTGCCCATCGCGCCGATCTATTTCAGCGTGAATCGCAACCTGGTAGGTTTGCATGTTAAGGGCTGGAACAATAATGTTCTCGGTATACAGCGTACGCGCTGGCTCTCGATTGACGAAAGTGCCCGGAAAAAATACTGA
- a CDS encoding ABC transporter permease — MNQISRHADKHPNVQSMQAAQAVKGRSLWDDARARLFANKAAVASMVILFLIVMAAIVWPAVSPVKYNDINYSAYSVPPSAEYWMGTDTNGRDILVRTMMGARVSLAVGLIATMVSLVIGVLWGATAGFFGGTVDNVMMRIVDILYSLPFIFFVIILTVIFGTSLWIMFIAIGAIEWLTMARIVRGQTLSLKEKEFVEAARAIGVTPMTIVRRHIVPNLIGPVVIYVTLTIPYAILAESFLSFLGLGVQEPLTSWGVLIADGANGVEAAPWALLFPAGVMALTLFCFNFIGDGLRDALDPKDR; from the coding sequence ATGAATCAGATCTCCCGTCATGCCGACAAGCATCCTAACGTCCAGTCGATGCAAGCTGCGCAGGCTGTTAAAGGCCGCTCGCTCTGGGATGACGCGCGCGCGCGCCTTTTTGCCAATAAGGCAGCCGTTGCCTCCATGGTCATCCTGTTTCTGATTGTCATGGCAGCGATAGTCTGGCCGGCAGTCAGTCCGGTAAAATACAACGATATTAACTATTCAGCTTACAGTGTGCCCCCTTCCGCAGAGTACTGGATGGGGACGGATACGAACGGGCGCGATATTTTGGTGCGGACCATGATGGGTGCCAGGGTCAGCCTTGCCGTAGGGTTGATTGCCACGATGGTTTCACTTGTGATCGGGGTCTTATGGGGGGCAACTGCAGGGTTCTTCGGTGGCACCGTAGATAACGTCATGATGCGGATTGTCGATATTCTTTATTCGTTGCCGTTTATCTTTTTTGTGATCATCCTGACAGTGATTTTCGGTACTTCCCTGTGGATCATGTTTATCGCAATCGGGGCTATTGAATGGTTGACCATGGCGCGTATTGTGCGCGGGCAAACGCTCTCCCTGAAGGAGAAAGAATTCGTCGAGGCTGCAAGGGCGATTGGTGTGACGCCAATGACTATTGTGCGCAGGCATATCGTGCCGAATCTGATTGGCCCGGTTGTTATTTACGTCACCCTGACAATTCCTTACGCCATTCTGGCTGAGAGTTTTCTCAGCTTCCTTGGTTTGGGCGTGCAGGAGCCTTTGACCAGCTGGGGAGTCCTGATTGCAGACGGTGCAAACGGCGTAGAGGCGGCCCCATGGGCACTGCTTTTTCCTGCAGGCGTGATGGCGCTGACACTATTCTGCTTTAACTTTATCGGTGATGGCTTGCGAGATGCATTGGATCCGAAGGATCGTTAA
- a CDS encoding hydrogen peroxide-inducible genes activator, with product MTPLPTLRQLQFFIALAQQQSFSRAADACLVSQSTLSAAIKELESTLDAQLVDRSSRSFTLTPVGEVLVERARALLAQAEDFARVARKSEPLSGVVNLGIIPTIAPYVLPKAMPQFRRKYPDLSLYLREALSATLIDYVRSGQIDIALIAFPYNTEGLESLVFAEDSFLFACSAEHRLASRAEVSIDELNARELLLLEDGHCLRDHALSACQLQEKELANTFGGTSIFTLAQMVRSGIGATLLPEMAVRQGLAKSSSLITIPFREGKGETVPGRQIGFVWRKGSGRRQDVEAMEDIFTKVLSA from the coding sequence ATGACGCCTCTTCCGACCCTTCGACAACTTCAGTTTTTCATAGCGCTGGCTCAGCAGCAGTCTTTTTCAAGGGCAGCTGATGCCTGCCTGGTCTCCCAGTCAACGCTTTCTGCAGCTATCAAGGAATTGGAGAGCACGCTTGACGCTCAACTGGTAGATCGAAGCAGTCGATCATTTACGCTAACGCCCGTTGGCGAAGTGCTTGTTGAGCGCGCACGCGCGTTGCTCGCGCAGGCAGAAGATTTTGCGCGCGTGGCACGCAAGTCAGAGCCGCTGAGTGGTGTTGTCAATCTGGGCATTATCCCGACCATCGCACCTTACGTTTTGCCCAAGGCAATGCCGCAGTTCAGGCGCAAATATCCCGACCTGTCACTTTACCTCAGGGAAGCACTGTCTGCGACCCTGATTGACTATGTGCGTAGCGGGCAAATTGATATTGCTTTGATCGCCTTTCCCTACAACACGGAAGGATTGGAATCTCTGGTCTTTGCGGAAGACAGTTTTCTTTTTGCCTGCTCAGCAGAGCATCGGCTGGCCAGTCGTGCAGAGGTTAGTATTGATGAGTTGAATGCAAGAGAGTTACTCTTGCTCGAAGACGGGCATTGTCTAAGGGATCATGCGTTGTCCGCCTGCCAATTGCAGGAGAAAGAACTCGCTAACACATTTGGTGGTACTAGCATCTTCACCCTGGCCCAGATGGTTCGATCCGGTATCGGAGCAACGCTTTTGCCTGAAATGGCGGTGCGTCAAGGGTTGGCTAAGTCATCTTCTCTCATCACTATTCCGTTTAGGGAAGGAAAGGGAGAAACTGTTCCCGGCCGACAGATTGGTTTTGTTTGGCGCAAAGGGTCAGGCCGTCGTCAGGACGTGGAAGCGATGGAAGATATTTTTACCAAAGTGTTGAGTGCTTAG
- a CDS encoding AI-2E family transporter: MPDQKSEKVSLYGQGLPRLFYASALAILIGYVLYIGQSIIIPLVFALFLTFIIVTVKNSIERLPGLGKILPEWLSFVLAFGLITLVMIVLGQIVIANGEAMLAEFPEYRQKFLEIAANLINYLSQFSFLQEYFPAQEINASDEVTAQLPPADMELFAQWQDQLINIATSFVNDVRSAIATIGANLVTILLYTGFMLIERGKFLVKLHALAGADDDRLDVDQIVQDIGTLVRQYISIKTTTSFIVAVLSWIIMLILGIDFAGFWALLIFSLNFIPIIGSIIAVILPSALALVQPDGGGITLFILTILLLTTAEQVVGSVIEPRLLGKSLNLSPLVILLSLTFWGTLWGFGGMLLCIPITVGIMIVLSQFEASRGVAIMLSENGKIKPIQRKMSPPTATEAN; this comes from the coding sequence ATGCCGGATCAAAAATCAGAAAAAGTCTCTCTTTACGGGCAGGGCCTGCCCCGCCTTTTCTATGCATCCGCACTTGCAATCTTAATTGGCTATGTTCTGTATATTGGACAATCCATAATTATACCCTTGGTATTCGCCCTTTTCCTGACGTTTATAATTGTCACGGTAAAGAATAGCATAGAGAGGTTACCGGGACTCGGGAAAATACTGCCAGAATGGCTTAGTTTTGTACTTGCTTTTGGCCTGATAACGCTCGTCATGATCGTCCTTGGCCAGATTGTCATTGCCAATGGTGAAGCGATGCTCGCAGAGTTTCCTGAATATCGGCAGAAATTTCTGGAAATCGCAGCAAATCTTATCAACTACCTTTCGCAATTCTCCTTCCTGCAGGAGTACTTCCCGGCACAGGAGATAAACGCTTCTGACGAGGTTACGGCGCAACTACCGCCGGCCGATATGGAGCTATTTGCACAGTGGCAGGATCAACTAATCAATATAGCTACCAGCTTCGTCAATGATGTCCGCTCGGCCATTGCAACGATTGGTGCCAATCTGGTTACCATCCTTCTATATACTGGCTTTATGCTGATTGAACGTGGAAAATTCCTTGTCAAACTACATGCACTCGCAGGAGCTGATGATGACCGGCTGGATGTAGATCAGATCGTGCAGGATATCGGCACCCTTGTGCGGCAATATATCTCCATCAAGACAACGACCAGTTTCATTGTCGCCGTCCTATCATGGATCATCATGCTGATCTTGGGCATAGATTTTGCTGGATTCTGGGCATTGCTGATTTTTTCTCTGAACTTTATTCCGATCATCGGCTCAATTATTGCGGTCATCCTGCCCTCTGCATTAGCATTGGTACAACCAGATGGCGGAGGTATTACACTGTTCATTTTGACAATTTTACTGCTGACAACCGCAGAGCAGGTTGTGGGGTCAGTTATTGAACCTCGCTTACTGGGAAAGTCTTTGAACCTCAGCCCATTGGTAATACTGTTGTCTCTGACATTCTGGGGAACTCTATGGGGCTTTGGCGGTATGCTGCTCTGTATTCCGATCACTGTTGGCATCATGATTGTTTTGTCACAGTTCGAAGCATCACGCGGCGTCGCGATCATGCTCTCGGAGAATGGGAAGATTAAGCCTATCCAGAGGAAAATGTCGCCCCCCACGGCAACAGAAGCCAACTAA